AAATTGCTCCCAGGAAATCTTCCAGCATTATCAATGCATTAATCCTCATACTCTGTGAACTTGTATCACAATTTTCTTGAATTATTGTTCCTGCAGGACCAATATAATGTTTGTTTATCAATGTGTGAACAATTACCggtttattactaaatagtgCATCAAAATCAACAATCAACTCCACTGTCCACATAGGAAGAAAGAAGGCATTGTTTATGACCCAAAAAGTAATGGGTGCCTTGAGTCTAGGTCACACCATACAGTCATCTTGATAAAACCAGAATACATTGGACGTATGGCAAATAAACAGTTAGTGAAGGTGAAACTAGGCACAGGATGGAAACTTTGTTGATTTACGGAAAcgaaaataaacccataaatTGAAACCATCAATGAGATACAAGACCGGATTTTTCACAGATTAGTTGCTAAGCCTAAATCAACAAAAGAACATCTACGTTACAAACCTGGAGAAGAGATAATATGGATTTCTCACACTTTATATAAGAAGTATACACCATCAGTAAGGAGATTGGTGATTGTATTAGTCcaacaaaataacatctttttatttagacAACATAAAAAGGGACAAGTTTTAGTTGCAGACAGTTTACGCTAATGCACCAGTGCAGAATAATATTAGTGCATACACGAGAAGAATGTAGAATTGTGCTTGGTCCTATTGATAATTCTTCCAAATATGTGCAGGTGTGGCCATGTACGTTTTGTGCCAATTTGGGGAAGACATATAGAACCTAATGGAGTAATACGAAAACTTTTTTTGCTATTTTGATTTATGTTCTTCCATTTTCTACTAAACATAACATGTTCAGTGCTGCAGTTTGGATCACTCCTAAAAACCATACAAATGCCTCAAACAAAGAACAATAGTGATGAACTAACAAAGAAGAATCGTATTTGAGAAACAACCAAGTTTCAGAATTGGTGCTAAAATCTAGTGATTCAATAAATCAACAGcagaatgaataaaaaatatgggACCAAGAGAAAAAGATCCATAGCAGGGTTCCATTTCCCCCTAACTTCCATCTGCCTCCACCTATCCATCAAGTTATCTACATCgattcaaatttttcttcttcaatccATTATGTGCAACATCAGATATGCAGAAAACCCAAATCTAATAAAGAAACACTATCAGTCAACCAAAATCTTGGATTATAGCATACAACTAGAACTCATAAGAATTATCATCTTCAAGGTCAAGAATCACCTTCCATGCACACATCTTAGAGATTCACACGTAATAGTGCTAGTTGCTCGTCAGAACACTAATATTGACACATGTTCTCAACACAGCAGCAAGCCTTGCAGCTAACTGATTAGGAGGGGAAAGGGTGTGTCAAAAAACTAAACTTAATGCATTAGCAAGAACACAGTCTTATACAAAGTTGTTCTTCTCGGTTGAAAATGTCATTAGAAAAAATGAGTAGCAGGTACAATAATTTTCATGGAAACAGATGTAACCCTCCTTCCTCCTTGATTCTCCCACCAAACTAATCACACTATATAAACAAGAAATCCATTCACTGAATTTGTTCTTCCAGATTTCAATTTTATGACCGCCATATCTTTTAACTACAGTTTCCATTCACTAGCATTTTTGGTTGATCCTAACCCTCAAACCTATAAGATTTGGCTAAATATCAACGCAATCATTTCTCTTTAATGCTGTAGCAAAATTCTCCACGTGTCAACATTTGCTAGCAGTTTGGTCGATCCTAATTCTAAAACCTATTGCGTTTTGgctaaatatcaataaaatttatctgtcgtactaaaaataaaaaaacaaaggagaaataaaatcattaatacttatacaaagaaaaataaaatataaaatataaaaaaatcaattaaatttaaataaaatattgtactaatttatatttcaatattctTTAAGGtactatttattataaaaattgtgTTCTTTAATCATTAAGGATGCTCTCATgtatattcatataaatagAGACTAcacaaaagaatattaaatcaaataagtTCGGTTCAATTcgaactaattaaattattttaagttgTATATTAGCTAGATATGTAtgtacaaattaattaaatatttctagATTTTATGCTAATAGCCCTTGTTATATATGCGTGTAGATGAggctaaataaaaattaaacaaaccCATTAAAAATGAATGGGTCCAATATGATGTCTAAATAGGATTTCTTTCGTAAATGccataaaacataaaataataataaaagtaccTGCAAAAGGTTTTGACAACAAAATATATCaagaaatgaaattttatttataaagatatcctaaaataaaattttatttataaaaaaatacctgATTTGGTTGGATATCCTATATGTTTAAgtatacttttaataaataataaatttttttgtaaaatgttattgcattttgtttgattttataaaattaataataaataaataaatctaaaaagtatttttctgaTTTAAAGATCTAGAAATGTGTTTGAGAATATCAcatctaaaaaaataagataaattactacaaagtaaaaaaaaaaaagtatatattcaGTATAaattgaagagaaaaaagtatatatattgtatatattaagtatacGATTAGGTATTTCaacatttttcaaataaaataaaacgcaaattcaaaaaagaattattttttaatttataattaaatataacattaaaaatataagttaagatgttattttctaaaattagaatttttatctaattagaaaactaatttattagttaatataatattaatatataattaatttattattttttaagatagaattaatatcattatgtGATTCGAAAACTacttattagttaatacaatattataatataattaatctgttatcttttagaattaggatcagtatttaattaaaaatataacttattaatatttatttatttatttattcatatttagtttgtagttctttttcttatggaaaaCTCCTACctaagttattttattatatgcctcacaaatatcaaaatgcgCTCATTtctacttgaattgattgaaagcaatatgatttctctctaATGTGGATAGATTTAtgatacgaaccaaactagcatAACTAATCTAATTCTAATAAGGAGTCCTAACGATGCAAATTCTACCAGataataagaaattttgtTGTAGGACCAACAATTAGAGCCTCCTTTGTgtgtttctaataatttattactttataattaagtgttgaatgaataagaaaaaatggaaTATTACACGGACTTAATCTCAGTAATTCTCTTAAGATTCTCTTACTATGAGCAGGATTTGAGTCAATTTatgaagaaaacaaattaaaaacacggataatagaaagaaaattgttaattttaaaatttaattatttgtcattttttgataaatttagccactaaaaatataattatttttgttaaaaaatacaataaaatcgTATAAAACGATGTCCTTTATCGCGTGGCTGTGATGAGtatctataattttttcaaacaTCACAgttttgttaaaaagaaaaatagaaaatttaatgtCATAAACAATTAGTCCTTAAACTATTtgttttaacaaaaaaaaaaaaaaaaaaccggGCAGAGAAGCTGACATGTCTGCTGAGGTACAGCGATATAATAACACAACGACGACACAGCAAACACAATAGTTCTAGCGACGATAAAAGACTAAGAAGTAACGTCgctaaaatacaaatataaatgaaaaggTTAGTTTTGCCCCTTCATTTTAAAACAACGGAGCCGCAATCTTCCTTCTTTTGCACACTTTCTTCCCTCTCCTTCTCTCTCACGAAAATGAGTCACGATTCTTCTCGATCAGCTAATTCAGGCCAAAAATCAAAGAGAAGCCTCAACAATCTGAATTCTACAAATACAAGCAACAAGAAGAGCAAAAGTAGCAAACAGAAAACTCTAGGGATGGCTTGGGGCTCCAATTCTGTCTCCTCCTCTCGCTCCTCCTTTCGCAGCTCTCCTTTCTCCGATTTCAGCAGGTCCTCTGTCtgtccttttcctttttcaatttaatggaattttgaaattctgatttatttgaatttgatgaatTTGTTTTTGGGGTGTAGTTATATGGTAGTAAAGAATAGGAAACTTCAGAACCAGTTCAATGCCGCGGCTTCGAATTCTTCTAATGGTGATGGTTTGATATTTAATGGAGTCTCAATCTTTGTTGATGGTTTTACAAGTCCTTCAAGCCAGGTTCAGTAGTAATTTAcaattacttttattgttaattttttatttcaatttattgcCATCGAGAGAGTGTTTTTTAAAAATGCTGCTTGACTGACATTTCTTAAGTATGTTCTTAGGAACTACGAGGCTACATGTTGAAGTACGGTGGGAGATTTGAGAATTACTTTTCTAGACACCGTGTTACACATATCATTTGCAGTAACCTTCCTGATAGCAAAATCAAGAACCTGAGGTTGGTACTAACGGCTTGTCAGTTCTTTTCTCTGAATTGATAGATTTGGCATTCTGTTTTGATTTCATTGCTGGTAATTCTAATGCAGGTCTTTCAGTGGTGGGCTGCCAGTTGTCAGACCTGCATGGATTTTGGATTCTGTTGCTGCTAACAAACTTTTGAGTTGTAAGTTCACGAGGTTTGTTGATTTTGGAATTCTAGTGAAAGAGGATGTAGTTATGTTGGATGAACAATAGAGAGCTTACTAAAATGTTAGTAGATGAAAGAAACTATGAATGAATGGTTATAGACTTGTAGTATACAAAAGGTTTCAAATTTGTGATGCATTGCTCCTCTGTTGTGGATTACTGGGAGGATGACTTATATCATTAAAGGATCTGTTTGGTTAACTTGGATTTTcgcttttttctattttaaaatacagTATCAAAAAGCAAATTCACTAAGCTAAATAATGAGGCCTAATTTATTCTATCTTGGTTCTAGGGGTTCCTTACCAACTTGAGCAGCTTGCCAATAACCAGCCAAAGTTGTCAGCATTCTTTTGCATGAAAAACAAAGCAGCTTCTGAGGATGATTTGAACATTGAGGCTTTTCAAGTAATGTTGGACCCGTCTTTGAAGGGTGGCACATCGCAGGATACTAACTTACCTGAAGTGAATGATCCTGTGAAATATGGAAAGCCAATAGATGGACAGTTTGATTACCCTGATTGTGAGATTGAGGAAACAAGTAGCAGGAGTTCAAAATCTTCAGAGCTGAGGATTGAAGAACCAAGTAACACAGAAGGTGAAAACAACGTATATCATGAACTTCAGTCTAGTCCCCGTGATCACAGCATTGAAAGCACACCAACTCCAGCAATTGCTAGGCCTTCTAATCCACGTCATTCAACTCTTGAGGATCCCAATTTTGTGGAGAACTACTTTAAGGTACTTACTGATAAACTTTATGCCCTAACTTTGTAGTTCTATGTGCTAGCCACTTTTATTGGCTATTGattgcttttatatttttctgaacttttgataatttttccTAGTCCCAAGGTTACTGTTTGGTCTAATGGTGGTACTGGTTTTGGGTGTGCTGACTGACTTTTGGTTTCTGCAGAGTTCAAGGCTGCACTTTATAGGGACTTGGAGAAATCGGTACCGCAAGCGCTTTCCCCGTCTATCCAGTGATTTTAGGTGCAGAAGCTTGACTATTGATGCTTCTGATAATTCTCACAAGACGGTCATCATGCATGTTGACATGGTATTGTCATTGACATGATACAAGGTCTTCTGAATATTTTGTATGACAGTCTAGCTTTTTATTGAAAAGAGTTTTTCAATCAGAATTGTTGCATGAGGGTCATTTcccttatttttcttaagaattAAGGACACTACTATGATGTGCAGGACTGCTTTTTTGTCTCTGTAGTCATCAGGAACCATCCTGAGTTACATGATAAGCCAGTAGCTGTATGCCATTCCGACAACCCAAAAGGAACTGCTGAAATTTCATCTGCAAATTATCCTGCTCGAGCATATGGTTGGTTCTTTTCTGACTAATCTTTGTCTTCAGAATTTAACCTTTTTGTAGTGTGTGCATATTATATTCAAGTACACTATTTTGTTCTCCAGGCATTAAGGCTGGAATTTTTGTTAGAGACGCTAAAGCTCTTTGTCCACAGCTTATCATTTTTCCATACAATTTTCAAGCTTACGAAGAGGTAGTTCATAATTTAAGCATTAAAGGGGCAAATGTGGATAATTCTCCTTTGGACTGTCCTATAAAATGTTGCCTAATCTGCAGGTAGCTGATCAGTTTTATAATGTCTTACACAAGCACTGCAACAAAGTACAGGTCTAGCCATGGAAACTCATTCTGTCAATTCATATATTGTTCTTAGCTGCACTCTTGTTGATATTTCTGCTGATTTGATCACAGGCAGTAAGCTGTGACGAAGCCTTTCTAGATATCACAGATTTTTCAGGAGGAGATCCTGAGGTTTTAGCATcaacaataagaaaagaaatttttgagaCTACAGGCTGCACTGCAAGTGCTGGAATAGCTAGGAATATGCTCTTGTCTCGCCTTGCCACTAGAACTGCTAAACCTGATGGTCAATGCTATATCCGACCAGAAAAGGTATGCTTAGGGATTACTGCATTGGGGTACATTATTTTTGCTTCCTATGACTGAAATTTGCATTTACTAACATTTATGAATAATGAGCCTGTTTTCTTTGGGATTCAGTGTACATTATTTCATAGTGGCCACATAATTGGTCGATGAGATCTGACACGGGCACTTGTTTATctattctttttgcttttagtTCGCTATAGCTACAGTTGGGAGGTGTCTGTCTGTCTGATTTTCCTCCTTTCTATATTAAGGGTCATCTTTTGAATTTGTGGACCTAGGATGTGGATCTTGTTCAATTTCTCATCCTATGTAAACCTTCTTTTCTGGGTTTCATCTGGTCGCTTATGTCTCTTCCACTTACTACAATGCCGTCGTGTGGTCATTTTATTTGCAATCTTagttctattttcattttggCATAAAAGTGGAAGGAGGATAAATTGAAAGCAGTGAGAGTTTGTTTTAGATGAATATATAGGGAGGGAAGGAAAATGTCAAAGggaggtttttttttttttaatttcatgcAATCTTATGAATGATACCCTTAATTCTGGGGGATTGGTACGGAGGAAATCCTATGTTTTTCATTGCTTTCCATTTTGTACAATGAATACATATATTTTGATAGAACATTGTTTGTTGTGACCTTGTTACACATTTTCACtgcaatatattttatttagggttaaatactatttaatcCCTATGGTTTGGCCTAATATATGAGCCAGTCCCCGCATTTTTTCTATTACATTAAAATCCCctagaatttaataaaactaactacaATCCCTTTCCGTGTTAGTCCAAGTCtaattaagataataaatttaatattctttttcttgctctaatattttgtttttaatacaatttaattcaagcaatttaaacattttaaaactacttatatttacaataatattattaaattactatataatttaattttagttattaatataaaacaaacatttctagttaaaaaatatcattctattgttatttttgaatatattatagttaaactatataaaaagtaaaaattaaattaaacaatcatgTCTTAATCTAGTGAAATAATCTAAACACCAAGTTAACAAATTCACTGTCAATGAAGAGATCATGTTAATCTTGTatgttaaaaatgaaaatttttatcaaCTATTCAAATGAGATTAATACGAGTAAAATTTTGTGAAAATAATAACTtgtaactatttattttatttaaaaatttaaaattaaactacatagtaatttaatatattaaacaaaaaataaatatttaatacgtttaaattttcttaaaattagattaatactaaaagaaataaaagatataaacaagtaaaatttattattttaattagacactaaaattaacttgtgctaaaaataagattttactctaatttgataataaaatttattttggacgaatttgatacttgataataaattcaaggatcaaattgtaatattaaattaccaGTTTAGTCATTTGGCTAACACGAAAGGGGAtagtagttagttttattagaACTCAAGgggattttaatataatagaaaaaatacagGGACCGAATCATATATTAGACCAAATCACGGAgggtaaatagtatttaatccTTTTATTTAAGTACTTATAATCCATCTTAAAATTCTGACCGAGTGAGATGTAAAGGTAACTTAGACAATCTGCACATTTAATTGTATCTAAAACTGTAAATA
The nucleotide sequence above comes from Ricinus communis isolate WT05 ecotype wild-type chromosome 6, ASM1957865v1, whole genome shotgun sequence. Encoded proteins:
- the LOC8288099 gene encoding DNA repair protein REV1 isoform X5, which codes for MKRLVLPLHFKTTEPQSSFFCTLSSLSFSLTKMSHDSSRSANSGQKSKRSLNNLNSTNTSNKKSKSSKQKTLGMAWGSNSVSSSRSSFRSSPFSDFSSYMVVKNRKLQNQFNAAASNSSNGDGLIFNGVSIFVDGFTSPSSQELRGYMLKYGGRFENYFSRHRVTHIICSNLPDSKIKNLRSFSGGLPVVRPAWILDSVAANKLLSWVPYQLEQLANNQPKLSAFFCMKNKAASEDDLNIEAFQVMLDPSLKGGTSQDTNLPEVNDPVKYGKPIDGQFDYPDCEIEETSSRSSKSSELRIEEPSNTEGENNVYHELQSSPRDHSIESTPTPAIARPSNPRHSTLEDPNFVENYFKSSRLHFIGTWRNRYRKRFPRLSSDFRCRSLTIDASDNSHKTVIMHVDMDCFFVSVVIRNHPELHDKPVAVCHSDNPKGTAEISSANYPARAYGIKAGIFVRDAKALCPQLIIFPYNFQAYEEVADQFYNVLHKHCNKVQAVSCDEAFLDITDFSGGDPEVLASTIRKEIFETTGCTASAGIARNMLLSRLATRTAKPDGQCYIRPEKVDEYLNELSIKTLPGIGHVLEEKLKKKNVRTCGQLRLISKDSLHKDFGKKTGEMLWNYSRGIDNRLVGVIQESKSIGAEVNWGVRFRNLQDSQHFLLNLCKEVSLRLQGCGVHGRTFTLKIKKRRKDAGEPTKYMGCGDCENLSHSMTVPVATDDVDVLQRIAKQLFGSFNLDVKEIRGVGLQVSKLENADISRGLERNSLRSWLTSASTMTEERHSINSISTRRADSDPGLQSTSAPPRLFDLDMGVIESLPPELVSELNDIYGGKLVDFIAQNKGKSENGRGSSSIPSHGQEEGAKGYDEGPLASNFIPPKTILVENKEQQHTAEEILLAAPSSGFSSNDGSTHTLGLGNTDLMPSSLSQVDTSVLQQLPDELKADILGLLPAHRRLELTSNSSMVPLTKNPQELLGITENQTMPVASVLNNDLWIGNPPRWVDKFKVSNCLILNSLAEMYDKLGSADNLSSVLQSTISESINHPIENDDSWDDEAAYCFCELLKQYINLKIEFDIEEIYVCFRLLRRFTKISKFFLQVYNIVIPYLQSSVGEHYGGSLLI